TGGCCGAAGTATGATAAGAATGTTTCCGTACGTCACAATGTTCGACGTCAAGGAAATAACTGTATGTCGAAGAACTGCCTACACTTTTATCCCCTAGCCTCGTTACACACAAAGAACTGCCTGACTTAATCATTTTAATTCTCATGATAGTATGTGGAAGACAAACTCCGTCCTTGATGGGTGTGAATTCCTTCTGGCATGTCTGGATTAgcctaaaatatttttttcttttcaaaaccACTCTGAATGTCCTTCTGGTGACGTGGAGGGCTGGGGTTTTCAAAGACACAGAGAGCCCAACGTCTGCGAATAACGACTATTCAAAATGTTTCCAACCTATCCTCTGAACTCGTGGTCAAGTGGAATGGAAgtagaaaaaaatcaagattcaaaatgatgaaaaaacccaaaataaAGTTGGTACGCTGTGTTGCTTCCATATTTTATGTTGTTGATATGCTTTATTTAATATTTTCGCCCTATTCTATAAATTCGCCGTCTGGGGAAGTGGAGATTGAAATCATGATAAAAAAATTCCCCCCCAAAGTTTAACAGTCTGTTTTGCtttcaaattttatttcattgtggGATTTATATACTTCCTGGTCTTTTTCGGGACACTTCGTTCTATTTTGACCAACTTTGTCAACAGACTGGCTGCGCAATCCCGCTTGTAAGCCAACGCAGACAATCAAAATATTCCTTACACATTTCCAGACAAATATTTATCAATTGTAATTCATATTTGATATCTGGGTTGCTACTCTTTTTCTAAACTTCTTTTGTCGTTATTTGCTCTCGACTTGAGCGCAAACCAGAAAGTGTGCttaaaatgtaatgtaaatttacttttcatgatcgGGCTTACCGTACTCGGTAGCTCAATACATGTAGAGGTCAACCTCCGAAAAACCATTTGCTGTGTGGATGTCGAACTTTGTAATAAGGCTTGTAAGGGTTCACCATATCTTAGATAccgccgccattttggctagaacttgaaaactTAAGCAACAACAACTTTTCCGTTGCAAATCGTTACTCACTTATCGTATTGTGACAAGGTATagaattgattttgaaattaatATTTTGTATTACACCTCCTCAATATTATTTCATTCAAGTGCACGTGCGGACTTATTGAGAAAGTCGGGTAGGTTTGCTACAAGTAGGCATAACCCTTCACTTAGGCCCATTAATCTGTCTGCCAATACAAGTCACATCTGATAGGCAACATTAATTCAAGATCCAATTTGTTTTATAATGCATGGCCAGCTTCAGTACTGTATTATAGGAATTATAAAAAGGCCTTCTGAATAGAACAACAAAAGTCGAAAATGAGATTTTAAATTCTGAGCGGAGACCTTCCGCCAATTTGAGGAAATAAAACCCGAATAGATTATTTAAAGGAGTGGATTATGCATTAGAAAATATCTAACCACAAACATGTAAAGCCTACTTCCGAAATTCCTTAGGTGTATTCAGCCAAAAAAGCCTAGTAAGGACCTTTACCATTCATTATGAAATGTCCATATGAATGATGTGTGATTAATTTCGGCGGCTAGTCGGCTAAATCCATAGACCTATAATGTGCTATTTGCTAAAGCCTATAGCCGGCCATTGTATAGACTTTTCCATATTCTCCGGCACCGAGCCAAAGCCGCCATTTGAAGCCGCCAGAACGCGTTACAACATAGCAAGGGGATGACCGACAGTGCGGCAAATCCGTCGAGGTCCGAGGTATTTTGTCACAGTCACTCCACAGGCGAACATCTGCGGTTGTCCTTGTAGCTCGTTTCCCGCACatacaacattttgaatgaatgtGAATTATCATCTAGTGGTTATAAGAAGGGAACGCGTTTATATGCACCTCACACTGCAGAAAGATATCAATTTCTGTTGAATCAACGAAGCGAAGGAGACTTATTTCAAAAGAGTTTAGTGGCATGTGGGTCGCCAGTTGTTGTGTTACGATCTTTCATCGATCGGAGATTCATTCACTTGGATGGCTTACGGTCTGACGTGTGGAATGCTCGGCTCGGCGCTGCTGTAAGCAGATAAAAGGAAACTCATCCCATCCAAATTTTCATCGTCCGATTTCTGAAGGTGGAAACATCTTTTTATTCATTGTATCGCCGTGGTTGGAAATAGGTGACCTTGTGGATTATTTTAGTTTGTGTTTATGTCAGgaattggaaaacaacatcTGCGACACTGTTCATTCATCAGGTGCATTGATTATATAAGTTAGTCCTGCCACACCGAGCTGTACATACTTCGTGTATCTAAGTTTCTTTATGTTTTAATCTAACTTGACTGACGAAAATGGCTGGGCGAAAGTCAGAAATCAAGAAAGCGCAGTATTATGTCTGCTACCTTGGTTGGCTGGAGAGTGGAGGCATCCGCGGACATGAGTTCACTGATCCTGTCATCTATGAGCTTCTGCAGCGCGTCCGGCAACAATACAACATGGCCATCACAAAACTGACTGTGCAAATCGGCAAGAAGGAAATCAAACTAACACAGGAGATGGAGAAGGGCAGGACGAAGGTCGAGAAGGTAAAGTACCCTGCAATTCCTGCGAAGGATCTGACATTTGCCTGTCAGGGTCCCGCCCctgatgatgacattgttgcTGCTATTTATCTCGGGTATAACCCCCAGACTCGCCGGGCggttcacgtgcatgtctataGATGCGATTCCCCCGAGACCGCTGCCCGGATGGTGGGGCATCTGAGCCAACTGATCGACCTCCCCGACCACAAGAACAGACTTGTCAAGGTTGAGAAAGAGTTGGAGCAAAAAGGATTCGTCAGTGGTCACTCGCAGGGTCGACCTCCACCGCAAATTCTGCATCGGGATTCTTCGGATTCTACGAATTCCGGCAGTGATCGTGTTGATGGCAATTCTGTGATTCCTATCCTGAATGGAAGGCATAAGGCTGGAAGTACGGGTAGTTCTGGGGGCAGTGGTGCAGGTTCGGAGGGCAAAGAGGCTCCGACTCTACCGGCGTACGACTCTGTAGCAGCCGAGCTCCGCGATAAACTCCAACGCCGAAACAAACAGATCCCTATCCTTTTACCACCGAGGGATTACGATACCATCTCTAGAAGCCACGGGAAGGTGGATATAGGACTTGACGTCGTGGACGCACCACCCGAAAGGAGAAAAATAAGCGAACACAGCCTAGGTTCTAGGACTTCTAGTCACAGTGCAAGTGACAATCATATCAGGTCTTTAGTAAATGAACATAATAGAACAAATGACAGCGGGGTGGATATTCCGCCAGACTATGAacaagatgatgaaaatgtgtgCTACAACTCCCAAGGAAGTTCCCAGTTGCGGATGGAGACTTCGAGATATGACAAGCACGTTTCGCGGTCTTCCAGTCGCAGCTCTGCATCAGATTGGTCCCATGACGGCGTTAAGCACAACCAGGGCCCTCCGCAAGCTGATGATGGGTATTACTCCTTCGACGGGCGGCCGCAGCAGACAAACTCCCCGAGACATCCACCAGTTCAGTCATTCTACCCCGTCCGTTCTCCACCCATCGAGAGGCAATCACCACGGGTGCAATCAGGCGCCGATTATGACAGGCGACGGGCGTTGTCACCAGTGGCGCGGGATCCTAACATGAGGAAGTCTGCGCCTCAACCCCTGTCACCACGGGTCCAAAGTGCTCACTACCACGTGAAGCAGCATTCCGGGCCTGATCTAGGCTACAGCCTCCCAGAGAAGGACTTAAGGAGAGGGTTGATGAGACAGATGTCAGATGACAGGAACTCAGATAACAGCAGGAAGTCGGAACCGTTGCCTGGTTATCTCCAAGGGAAGCCTGTTGGTAGAAGCACATCGTTCCAGGTCCGACGATAAGGTTCATTGATGATAGGTAAGAACTGTTCTTCTTGTCGACGATTTAATTTCATTTGAACCTGGGCTATTGAAAGTGAAAGCAACAAATGAATATGTATACATTTGTTTGATATTATTCAGACAAAACCTACTTGGCTACCTTTGATTGCTATCAATCAGATGGCTTACTTAGGAATGGCCTGACATCATGGTAGATGGAAGTGAGTGCGGATTTCAAAGACTTGCACTCAATGTATTTCTGAGAAAGGTTGCAAAAAGTGCTTGAATGACATCGACTTTAGGCATGGCAACTTCCTCGTCTGAAGGATTCGAAACCAAATTTGTTGTTAGTTCATCATGGCGTTTGATATGACCAAATGATACCGTAAATGAGGGACTTTTGTCGCACGCGATCattatcgcaggtcgcagcgatttaCATCGCTCGTTGGCGAAGCACTTTAGTAAGCCTTGTTTTCAACTTTCAGGAGCCTAATTAGAAAACAAATGGCTCGTCACAGCATGTTATTTCAGCAATAGACTGAATCGACTTGAAAGAAAAAGATGTTAATTGCCCTATTGACAACCACTTAGAGCAGTCATGACACGGTCGAACTCACAAATCGGGTTAAGTTCGACCCTGGGAGATGATTGCAGTCAAATCAACCATTATTATAAATTTGGGAGTTGCCATGGCATCATTAGGAACACATTCTTCCAGTGACGTCCTTTAGAGGAGTTTCACAGCGCTGCTCGACCAAATGCAAAAGACAATTGCTATCGGGTCCTCATGTCGTCTGCTTCTTCATTAGTCCCAGACGGCTCAAACATATTGAAACGACGCGACAATTACTAAGCGAATTCGCCATCCCGTGCACTGCAGCTAGCTGCTGCAACATACTATGGTCAGATTATTGGGAGCCGATTATTGATCCATAATCACCACTGAATGAATCCAAAATACTTGTGAAAAGGCAGAACCAGTCACAGCAGTTTCCCATTAATTCCTATTAGCACTCGAAATATGGCTTGTCCAGCCACCATTCAAATGAAACTGCTGATCACATTCGATATGTCACTGCCTTCGCTGTTTTTATATCAAACGCTCTGGCAAATTTAATAACCTCGTTGAGTGAAAGGCCGGCTTTgtaattgaaaatatcaatgtagTAACTAAATGCTTGGATTAGATGCTTTCTGTTTCTGATAAAATCAGCCTGCAGCCGTTTTACTCGTAGCTTGCATAAACGAAAGAAAAGATATGTTCAACAGAACCGAGCATTATAATGTGACTTAAATGCattgaatttcttttttctctgcatcattttgaagcttgtggtcttgtctctgtcaAGCTACAAATTTAGAATCGACCATTTTATAAGAGCGAGAGTCCAGCCAAGTTTAGGAAGAGCAGTTACCACCATCATGAAGTGGCTCTTGTGGGTCAGCTGTTACCATTATATATTCAGGACTGATTACTGAATAAAAATAGTAATaaatttatcaatttttttACATATAGGGTGTAATCAGCCCTCGCATACTCTACGTATGTCGAGCGTATTCAACTTGTGTAAACTGGTGGTATGACATAAAACGAGTTTTGCATATCACGAGGGAGAAATTTTACAGTTATGCAATCCTTACGACAAAGTAAGAAGCAGCAGGCCTGTGGCGTCATCACGTCCTTTACTACTGGAGGTACATGAAATTCATCTATTTTACACTTTGTTGCAGGAATCGCCGTGTACCTTTAATAACTCTTCGATAAAATGCATTAACATACTTCGTTCTTCGTTCTTCTTAATCCCTTTTTTTCTCATGATGCTCATTAGTCTGTCGGCCCAAAAGTTGCGTAAAACGGCAAGCAGACGACCGTAAAAATGTTCAAACATCAATGATCACCATGAAGCAATCAGAAGTGCCACTTGGTGGAAAACGCCCGAATATATATAGTTCTTGACATAAAGTGCTATCATTCGAGAAAAACCAATGTTCGTGTATATTTGCTCAAACGTCAAGGACTTCAGACAATAACAAAGTGGGGCGAAAACTGTCTAAATTTACCAGATTTCTAATATTCGTTTCTGACGTAAACGTCAAGTGTCAGATCTGTCTCCATGATGGGTTCACAAGTGCTGCTGCACGTATTTCAAAATTCGTTTTCTGTCAATAAATATTAATTGTTACAtttcgaaattacactttaCTTCTATTGCTTTCTGTTTCTACTATTTTGAACAAGATAGTTAGGAGAAATATATATCATCATACACTCAAAACATTCAAGTATCGGGGAATTCTGAGtagtatgtgtacatgtacgcgGTTTAAAAAAGATTAAACAGTTTGcacatacgtgtacatgtaaaggCTGTAGTGTAGCCTAATGTGCGTTTTCTAAAATGAATTTAGAAATTCACAAATCCTATTAATACTTAATAAGGCAAAGAAAGAAAGACGCAGCTACTTATCACCGTTGCTAATGAGTATGAGTTAGACATTTTAGTTGTTCAAACACAGTTATATGGCCTTGGTTTGTAAAGATTATTTTGTTGGCTATTTGGGATTTGGGATCCATCTCACCATATATACCGCCGTGGTATTTTGGTTCGAACCTATGTCTGAAGTGAGAAGCGACTTAGACACAAGGGACAGTTCATGCACGATAGCATATCATGTGCCCTGGGTCCCAATAATAACTGTCCATACAGTCTAGTTGAACCGGAAGTAGCGTATCATTGCTTGGTTAGATTCGCTGGAAAGCGCACATCCTCGAGCGCTGTACATGTGCAGCTCTCAGTTGTAGTATTATTGATATATTTATGAGATTCACATTTATATGCTCCATGCAGTCACGTCTGTGAATCAAATGATAATAtaaatgataatatatcatCCTGAATACCAACTATCTTATGTGAAATGCAGATGTGGTTCATGTGTAATTTTTATTAAGATCTGTAGTGCAGTATACAGTGCAGTAATTTACGTCATACCTAAACATACGTAAGTGCACTTTTCTGACATGCATCGCATTACGCCTATTAGTACACTCCTGAAGCAGAACGAGTATTGGTTTATGAGAATACCGAGATCGGGTTGAATTTTCACGTATTTGCATGGTACGAGGAAAATCCACTTATCTGTTTACCGGAAAGCACCTCAGGACGATACCTACATATAAATTATTTACCGAGTTGCATCCAACAATGTGAACATGTACACCTTATTTAATTTTAACTGACAGTTTTCAAGTAAGGTTGCTTTACGAATTAAGCAATGCATTTATTATACTGTATTAAACCGTAGACTGATCTGAAGTAGAATTGTTTGCACAATACACCTGGAGATTTGCTATTTACATAACGATATGCAAAAATATACTATATTTCAATTTTTAATATATTGTCTGGTATTTCATTATTTGCCCTGCATGTTTACCTTTAGTTTATATGAATACTGGAACAGGGAAAGAGGTATTTTattgtttgattaaaatatGATACTCACTGCAAGGCAATGGCATGCCTATTCCCACGAAAACCTATTCTCATTACACGTGCGATGTATATAAATTTTGCGTGTTTAACCAAATACGTCGTTTTAGGGGatgaagagggggggggggggggatattaaACTAGCTTCTTGATATTGTCATACATACTTGATGGTATGAACAACAAAAGTATCATGAGGATTTCATTAAATGTCGATTTCACTTGACAGCATACATCAaacaattaaaaataaaatcttGTTTTATTTAGCTTTCATTTCAAGTTAGGCCGAACACCTTAATTAATCCAGGGCATGCATTTTGGCTGAAAGGTTTTCCGGGCCATGCAGTTCAGAACCACATTTTCGTCCATTTCGTCGGTTAAATTACCTtcatttcaaaagaatacatgaaCATCAATTGGCAAATTGATGGCCGCCAACTGACAAAATGATAAGTTCGAAACCCCTCGTTAGCGAATTGAATATACCAATACTCTTTACCGTATTAATGCAATTTCATATCTGACTGAATACTTTGAAATTCCTTAGTATTACTATGCCAGTACTACCTGAAGCATATAATTCTCTATTTTGTCTATTTTACATTCAAGTAAGGCTTCGGACTCTAATGGGTTTCATGTGTTCATTAGCCAATTTGGTCTAATGTGCATAGGCGTTCGTCGATGCATGGAAGTTTATAGTACCTCAATTGTTTTTACGGTTTCTTTTGCAGTTTGGCTGATTACTGGGCGGTTTTTTCCGGATATTGGTAATCATTTTACTGTCTACAGCTGTGGCTATGTCTTTTGTTGTATCACAAtacggcatcctgagattcaggtttaaaaaccactggtgccagcaTGCAATACAGATGCTCAGCACGTATACATTCGCATCCATTGTTACCACCCCGTCAAAACGATTCGGCGAATGTCACAGTTGTCAAGTCTTGTCTACTTGTcgtgatcatcttcatcaaatcaatcaatataatgATGTAACAAGACAGATGCGACTATATCGAATACACGTGGCAGCTTGTCGAGTACTGTAGGGCAGAAAGATTTCGCTTGCAAGATGTCTTGGTCGTGAAATCTCATGTTATTCAGAGGCACTCCATCCAGCTCACTGACCGACACCAAGAAGTGAATAAAGAGACCGCGTATGTTCCAtgcgcaattagcacgtatcatATGGAGAATCTTTCAAAAAGGAAAGACTCTTGATTACGCCCAAACACAAATTTCATACCTCTTGAATTACCTTGGTCTGATCAGAGTCTGTTTTCTGGGCTCAATAACTCGAAACACACTGGATTGAGAAAACATGGAGCTACTGCACTAACTACAGcgcacctacatgtatacactaaaaagtctacatgtacaatcaaaatagacaattttaagttttttaaaactttgccttgactcgcgaaaatattctgccacgACTATGAGCATTATGAATGTCCAACGTtcggcattcgcgaaaatttcatgCCGCGAAATGTTTCTGTTCTTCAGTATCATTGATGACGGTAAAAGGTAAAAAAGGCTACGGTGCCACGTTGGCCTGAACATTGTGAATACATAGAAATGATTTTATAATCAGAAGCCATAATTTGAATAAGAATTCAATGCGAATTCCAAGTATCTGAACGAGGAAGAAACATCTCGACATTGCATTGAATTGATTCTGCGAAATCATGAATGGAATCCAAGCTTTTGAAGTCTCATGTTTAGAAGCTATAATTGATTAAGAAATAGATGCAAAAACCCAAGCAACTTTGGTctgaatgagaagaaaaatctAAGATTTCACTGATTCTAAAACTCAGTAAACAAATCCAAACTCGTGATGATGACAATAATCGGCGTCTTTCATTTC
This is a stretch of genomic DNA from Lineus longissimus chromosome 2, tnLinLong1.2, whole genome shotgun sequence. It encodes these proteins:
- the LOC135503589 gene encoding uncharacterized protein LOC135503589, with amino-acid sequence MAGRKSEIKKAQYYVCYLGWLESGGIRGHEFTDPVIYELLQRVRQQYNMAITKLTVQIGKKEIKLTQEMEKGRTKVEKVKYPAIPAKDLTFACQGPAPDDDIVAAIYLGYNPQTRRAVHVHVYRCDSPETAARMVGHLSQLIDLPDHKNRLVKVEKELEQKGFVSGHSQGRPPPQILHRDSSDSTNSGSDRVDGNSVIPILNGRHKAGSTGSSGGSGAGSEGKEAPTLPAYDSVAAELRDKLQRRNKQIPILLPPRDYDTISRSHGKVDIGLDVVDAPPERRKISEHSLGSRTSSHSASDNHIRSLVNEHNRTNDSGVDIPPDYEQDDENVCYNSQGSSQLRMETSRYDKHVSRSSSRSSASDWSHDGVKHNQGPPQADDGYYSFDGRPQQTNSPRHPPVQSFYPVRSPPIERQSPRVQSGADYDRRRALSPVARDPNMRKSAPQPLSPRVQSAHYHVKQHSGPDLGYSLPEKDLRRGLMRQMSDDRNSDNSRKSEPLPGYLQGKPVGRSTSFQVRR